A window of Juglans regia cultivar Chandler chromosome 7, Walnut 2.0, whole genome shotgun sequence contains these coding sequences:
- the LOC109003450 gene encoding wall-associated receptor kinase-like 2 yields MSGFKGNPYLPDHEGSCQDIDECADQTLNNCGDNHSCVNTDGSYLCIPAKDTRFSIVIGISTSLGVLVILIGGWWSYKVVKKKKMIKQREKFFKRNGGLLLQKQLSSSEGNVENNKLFSSKDLEKATDHFNANRILGQGGQGTVYKGMLTDGRIVAIKKSKIIDEGRLEEFINEVVILSQINHRNIVKLLGCCLETEVPLLVYEFIPNGTLSQYFSDQNEELSLTWEMRLRVAKEVAGALSYLHSETSSPIYHRDIKSTNILLDDKYRAKVADFGTSRSITLDQTHLTTKVQGTIGYLDPEYFQTSHFTEKSDVYSFGVVLAELLTSKEAISSTRTPKIKSLATYFICSVEGNHLFDILDNQILKEVEKEEIVAIANLVKRCLNLTGEKRPTMKEVAMELEAIKTLGKASNFQQKSYDENEYVKIEMNEEWDAGSTSSTSSTTYI; encoded by the exons ATGTCCGGCTTTAAAGGAAATCCCTATCTTCCTGATCATGAAGGATCATGTCAAG ATATTGACGAGTGCGCAGACCAAACGCTCAACAATTGTGGTGATAATCATTCATGTGTAAATACTGATGGCTCATACCTCTGTATCCCAGCTAAGGATACCAGGTTTTCCATTGTTATCG GAATTAGCACGAGCCTTGGAGTATTAGTTATACTTATAGGCGGATGGTGGTCATACAAAgttgtaaagaaaaagaagatgattAAACAGAGGGAGAAGTTCTTCAAACGAAATGGTGGACTTCTATTACAAAAACAATTGTCTTCAAGTGAAGGGAATGTTGAAAACAACAAATTGTTTAGTTCAAAAGATTTGGAGAAGGCCACCGACCATTTTAATGCAAATAGAATACTTGGCCAAGGAGGACAAGGAACTGTTTACAAAGGCATGTTGACGGATGGAAGAATTGTTGCAATAAAAAAGTCCAAGATAATTGATGAAGGGCGACTAGAAGAATTCATTAACGAAGTTGTCATTCTTTCACAGATTAACCATAGGAATATAGTTAAGCTGCTTGGTTGTTGTTTGGAGACAGAAGTTCCTCTACTAGTTTATGAATTCATTCCTAATGGAACTCTTTCGCAATATTTCAGTGACCAAAATGAAGAGCTTTCATTGACATGGGAAATGCGCTTACGAGTTGCCAAGGAAGTTGCTGGAGCTCTCTCTTACCTACACTCAGAAACTTCATCTCCTATTTATCATCGAGACATTAAGTCCACAAACATACTCTTAGATGATAAGTACAGAGCAAAAGTAGCAGACTTTGGAACTTCACGATCCATTACTCTAGATCAAACTCACTTGACTACAAAAGTTCAAGGTACTATTGGATACTTGGATCCAGAATATTTCCAGACAAGTCACTTTACAGAAAAAAGTGATGTTTATAGTTTCGGTGTTGTCCTTGCTGAGCTCTTGACAAGCAAAGAAGCCATATCTTCAACAAGGACgccaaaaatcaaaagtttaGCCACATATTTTATTTGCTCAGTTGAAGGGAACCATCTTTTTGATATTCTCGAcaatcaaattttgaaggaagtggaaaaagaagaaattgttGCAATTGCAAACCTTGTAAAAAGGTGTTTGAACTTGACTGGTGAGAAACGACCTACGATGAAAGAAGTCGCAATGGAGTTAGAGGCAATTAAAACTTTGGGGAAAGCTTCTAACTTTCAACAAAAGTCATATGATGAGAACGAATACGTCAAAATTGAAATGAACGAAGAATGGGATGCTGGCTCTACCTCAAGTACTAGtagtactacatatatataa